CATTTACCTTATCGAAGTTCCTCTGCTTCTTGTCGAGGTTGGCAGCCAGAGCATTAGCTCTCTCCACATCAATCATGAGGTCCTCCACCTCACCCTGCAGCCTCTGCTTGGTCTTCTCCAGAGAGGCACATTTTGAATTCACAGCCTCAATGGATTCCTCAGCCTCCTGCAGGCGCTGGGCAAGTTTTTTCCTATTGGAAAGAAGAATTTGCTTGTGCATAATCGGGCTAATAGATAGCATATTTGATCTAGCGATGAAAAACTAGAAAGGCTTTATATACTtggcctcctccagctcctcagtGCGCTGAATAGCATCAGTCTCATATTTGCTTCTCCACTGAGCCACCTCGCTGTTGGCCTTGGACATTCCTCGCTGCAGCTCACA
The Plectropomus leopardus isolate mb unplaced genomic scaffold, YSFRI_Pleo_2.0 unplaced_scaffold74882, whole genome shotgun sequence DNA segment above includes these coding regions:
- the LOC121940108 gene encoding myosin heavy chain, fast skeletal muscle-like gives rise to the protein EFARQLEEKEALVSQLTRGKQAFTQQIEELKRHVEEEVKAKNALAHAVQSARHDCDLLREQFEEEQEAKCELQRGMSKANSEVAQWRSKYETDAIQRTEELEEAKKKLAQRLQEAEESIEAVNSKCASLEKTKQRLQGEVEDLMIDVERANALAANLDKKQRNFDK